GAAGAGCAGTGATCAGTACTGGAGTCCAGCTGCTGATGCAGAATGGAAAACTCCAGCTTGTCTCTCAAACTCACTTTTGGCTTCCAGAAATCAATCTGGTTCTTTATCATCATGATGTATAGAACATGTTGAACAGGACAAGCATTCATGAATAAAACTTGGGTAACAGTGAAGACCTGTGTAGTCATACCCTACAAAACTAAACAATCTTTGTGGATATAGAGCACATTCAGCCCTCTGAATCACTTCTTCCATGAGTTCTATTTCCTTCATTCAACATTATTAAGTTATCTATGATGCAGTTCTGGAATTCccaatttttattccattttaagaTGTGTGCAAATAAGATTTACTtaatgaaatcttttttttacTGAGAGATTACAGGTAAGGAGCGTGAAGGTCTAAATGGCTTTCCTTAAGCTTGATGCCAGGACAAAGTGCTGTTTTGGCAAGACACTCATGTTTGTTTTATTATATTCTACATGAGGATTAGTGTCTATAGCAGAACATTACCTGCACAGGAAGGGATTAAACTAACCTGGAATATTTTGTCAAGGCTGTTAATCTGTGACTTGAAGGCAGTCATTTTTCTGGGAGATGATTCAGAAGTATGAGTCTGCACTGCTTGGAGTTTCCTGGTCTGTATCATTACAGGGTTGAAGGATTTAAGTGGGAAGCACCCGCCCTCCACAGGTCTTCTAACTTATTTACGTATCAATGATCATTAAACCCACTGATCTTAAACGCTGCTATACTCCAGAGAAGGTGCACaggatttgtttgtttcagcAAGATAAGTTgcttgctgaaatccaaaaatGTAACCCAAAAGTGGATGCCACTATGCAGAGGGAAAATTTATCAAGATCCTTCTTTGTGTCTTTCATAAATAACCTCTGTCTTccagctatttttttcccttctaaataatttttttaaggaagaacTAAGTCTAAATGTCCTATCTTTTCCTGGAACTATGGTTTGCTGCATTCCATCATAGGGTGAAAAGAGCAAAGAGATGGTTTAGTTTGAGCATTACCTGCTTTGGGTTCTTTCCAGTGAGCTATGACTGGTCAGAAATGTATCAACTGTCAGATTTGAATTTGCCTCTGCATACGTGGAAAATTTACTTCAAGTCATTAAAACTTTGTGAGTGGAggaaaaactgtattttcagaTGCTGGGTTCAGTGTTAGACTGTAAATATCCCTGTGGATTTTCATAGTGATCCTGGCATGCAGTGCATCATAAGACCCAAGAAAACAGAGTGCATAATGGCAGAGCCAACAGAGAATCTGTCTTGGGCTTTTTTGAGTTTCTGAGGAAGCCTTTATGGATAAGCCTTGAGGTCTCTCAAATgaataagagaaagaaatgctggATAGATTTTCCAGCCAGGCTAATCTGTTTCTTCTGGCTGGTTGATATGGATGGCTGATGCTTTCTGCCAGTTTGCTTATGGGTAATGCTGAGTCTGCACAACCCATACACTTCCATCAAAATGTCTGTGCTCTCTACAGCTCCAATGAGGACCAGGCAAGTTGGCAAACTGTTTAGATCAGTGCTCAGCtttccagctgccctgctggcaaACTTCCCAGCTTTTTGGATAGCTGAGTCCAAGAGAGTTGGGTTCCTGGGaaaccagtttaaaaaaaaatagaaaaatgtaattttgcaCACTCTTCAAAGGGAATTGTCTCAGAATTTTCTTCCCCTGAGAAAGTAATGTTTCCTTATTCAGCTTTTCATTGCAGTTTGAAATATAAACCACATTTATAGGAGGTGTTTAGTTTTCCAAGCAAGTCTTTGCAGAAGACCATGATAATATTTTTCAAGAATCATTTCCATGCTTTTAAATAGAATATAGGGGCAGAATGTACTAATTCCTGAAGGGTTTGTACAGAAGTTCCGATATATTCTGAGCTAGTTCTCAAGAGATCACCGAGAGCTAAGTGCTTCCTGTCAAAGGAAATCTATCTCTTCAGGAGATTTAAGCTTCTCATGACTTTTAAGtaagagccttggatttctttCATGAAAGAGCCTTGGATTCATGGGGCATTTATTAAGTCTTTTTGGAGATGAGGAAAGAAGGCTTTGCTAAGTACTCTTGTGCTTTCATGAGAACCTGACTCTGTCTCTGTAGGTGTGAAATTGTTGCCTGAAGAAACACAAGTGTCACTTAGGAGAGATTGtttctggtttctttttggCACTTAGGAGAGATTGtttctggtttctttttggCAGCAATCACACCCTGTTgtttgcagcagcagggtgatgCACTGTGTGCTCCCATTGCCTGGTGTGCTTTTACTGGAGGTGCTGAGTGCCTGGGCCTCAGAGCACCCTTCCTCATGCTGTAATCAAAGTGTGGTCAGAGTTCTGATTCAAATGTTGGACTTTGAATTCAATCAGTCCCTTGCGTTTATAAGCATAATTCTGCAAGTCAGAGTGCAAAACCTGGGCAATGTTTTACAACTACATCACACTGTAGGATTTTAGACTGTCTTCCAAGCTCTTAAAGCATGTAAATGACACAACAGTAATTTAAGAGCTTCTTTTTGCAGAGTAAGATTTTGAAAAGCCCTCAGAAACTAGACACCTTATAATTATCCATTTTGAAGCTACTTTTCATATAATACTTCCTTTGCTACATCACAAATAAAATCCACTGCAAATGAAAAAGTTTGTTGAGACTACTGTTAAATGAGattcagctctgcttttctaGGAATggagctgaaataaaaataggtTCTGATGGGTTTTACCAGCTTTGCCCTTTATcgtttatttttcccttccctgctgtggaATAGCTTGCCAGCTTAGGAAACTTGCATGGTGCCTTTAAGAAGAAATGCTAAAAAtagtttccttttttattttgactATGACTTTTGATTAATTGCAAGAACTGCCTGCTTAATTTGGATTCTCTTCTTCTAATGTAATGTTCCCTTTTTACTGGCTCATGAGGACTCCCATTCAATAAGTTCTAAGTCTGGCttttttaagatgaaaatgGAGCACTCTGTGAGAAATCTAAACCCAGGCCTATTTAAAGGATTGAGGCATTAAACCATTAGAAGAGCCCTTATTAAGAATAAGTCTCTAGATGTTGTCAGCTCTGTACAAAATCACGGTCCCTCAGGTCCCTTATTCACAACTGGGGCTGAGGGATGCACTGCTAGCAAGGAACAGGGCAGGCTTCacttcctctttcattttggaaatggagttaatttttttgagaaaatttgTGCATTTGGCTTTTGCTGTTtaaggaggagagagagaactttattttttctcaatgTTTTGACATGCTTCTAAAGCCTGGCCTCATTAGTGTTGGGAAAACTTCTGTGTCACTGCAGTTCTGTAGGTTTGGAGAGACCTAACTATAGAGAAATATGAGTTCCTATTTGACCTGCCACTTCTGGTGGACCCCAATTTCCCAATGGTGAGGTGATGAAGTTACAACCACTGCTGATTTATACTGTTTCATGTTATTTGTTAGTAGAATCTTCTAAGTTGCTCAAATGGAGTtccttccttttaatttttatgcacCTGCATCTGTTTTGTAATCAGGTCTGTAATCAGTGTTCCTTTTTACATGGTAATGAAGCAGTAGAGACAAAAATAAGGAAGATTTCATCCTTCAAACCAAGGACTTTCCATGTCTTATCATTACAATGAAGCCTTTGAAAATCCAGACTACCACTTCTCAGAGACATTGGAAATTGATAGAAGGtgagtttatttaattttgctctGTAAATTTGCCATAAGAAATATTCATTTATATGCAGAAGATCTTCTCTGGAGTTTTAATTTGTGGATTTATTTGAATCCCTCCTTTAtgttttcattctcagacaaatttttaaaactgttaCCAGGAAGGCAGCATTCCAAGGAAATGGTGTGTTTACTTTTTACGTGTTGAATGAATTTtagttaaatatatttatggCATAATGTTGTACATATTTTTTAGTTCCAGTAATTTTTACAGTGGGATATATCCTTGGCTGTCTTTGTTTTCCAAGCCAGTATTCCTGTTTAGTTAGAGTCTAAGCTAACTTCAGGTGGAGAAAATGTTAGCTTCTTAATTAATTTGATGATCAAATCAGAATTATGTGGTTGAAGTTGTAAATACAAACTATGTCTCAGTATCACAGTTTGTTTCATAATGTACTCAAATTCAAGATACCTATTGAGGGTTTTTATGACAgtcaggattttcttttttattgcttACACAGGGGGAGCTCTCAAAGGAATCCATTCTCTCACCCAACTCCTTATGATTCATCTCAGTCTGATTACTATGGAGAGcacagagggagggagcagaactACCCTGTGGCCATCCCAATGGTTTCCCTGGGACCTGGCTCTGACTACAGCCAGGATTTACCCAGCCCAAGTCCATATGGAAATTTCTCAGGTATGTAATTTCTCATGTGACCAGCTTAGAGAATGCCTGGAACAAATAACACTTGACTCTGTCCTGAGGGAGTCTTGCTGCTCTGCAAAGCTCaactctgtaaatatttttagctttttgtttttttaagcagtTCGTGTGTTTTATTAGCAAATCCATGGATTGATGTATTAACAGATCAATAAATATTGTCTTGTATGGACTGAGTAAGGTGTTGAGTACTTGGATGTACATTGGGGTGGGACGTGGGAGTTTTGTTGAGGAACTAGGTTGCTGTGTTGGCACTAGATCTGTATTTTGTCATAGGCTTGGCATTCTGTGTCTGTAAATAACCCACagccttttgcagctttgtGTAACTCTGATTTCCTTCAACAGACAATCTTACCTTTGAGCCTGAGCCAGAACTGACTTACACCCCACTTTCTACCTCCCATATGCTGGATTATCCCTACACTCATGGAATTTCCAGTGGATCAGAGGGTAAGGATTGTGGTGCATCACAATATTGCATGTCAATCTCAGCCTCCAAAAAATCAtactaataaatattttaaagccttCTTTTCAGGTATGAACACCTTCACATAATAAAAGGGGTTATAAATGGGGTTCTTCCACATCAGAGAGCTGAGCTCCACACTGGGATGTGACACTGGGACTGGCCATTATCTTACTGGGAAGGCCAGGCAAGGAAAGCTGTGGCTAAACTCAATTGTGTCATGGCTGGAAGGCAGATGCTTTTCAGGAGTGTAGTCACCTGTTTGAGTAAGTGGATGAAAGGAGGTGGAGAGAGCAGCTGCATTTTGACCTCAGGGAAATGGGAGTTTGGCACATAGAACTTACTCAGCATGAAGGAGTGTGATTCCAAAATGATCCCCCTGAAGGCTGGGGAAGGTTCTTTAAAGAAAGGCCTTGTCTTCTAAGAAGAAAGTCTTGAATAGTGAATGTGTGCATTTGTGAATGGGTTAGATGGAGTTCTCCATGACAGATGAAGACTGCGTTCTGCACCTCTTTTCCAGCATTTGTCTGAAAAAATGCTTGTGCTTGTCAAAGACAACCAGGAAAGAAGTGAGTGGGGGAGTGTGTTTGCATGAAGTTAGTGAGATTAAAGGATGGACTTTTAGCTTGTTCTTGTCAAAGTGAAATTTGAATTTCTTAAGTGAAATTGTCAGGACTCTCTGGGCTTCCTAAAGAACGTGTGTTATTCAATTCAGACAGCTTCGTTCGGAGACGCAACCGAAGACCACCCGATGAGATCTTCATGACTTCTTCCAGCATGCTTGAAACAGACCCAGTGTGCAAGGAAGGTAGGGTTTAGATAAGGGGTTCAGTATTTGACAGTGTCTTGTACAAGGATGGTGTGGTTGGTGCTGCTCTGTTTCTCACCAGAACTGTGTGTACAGCCCTTCTGTGCTTATGGGGACATCTTAGGTTTGTGTTATGGTAGTGATTAATCTTTTATGCTCTCCTAACACACTCAAATCCcatgataaatgaaattaagtgCAGTATGAAGGTGTTAAATTGTAGAAGGAAATGCTAAGCTCTTTATTAGAATTTGTTTGACCAGCTAATAGATTGCTTTCAGCCACTGTGTCTGGAATTAGCATCAAATTCCAATATGCAGAAGCAGCCTGATTGTCAGGTCAGAGAGGGGTGTCTGTGGCCTAGGTAGTGATAAGTAGGGGCACTTAGATCAACTAAACTTACAGAATAAATGAAGCAAAAGTTTAATTTTCAAGTCAATATGTAGCATGATAGAAGTGTAACTATCAAACGTGATCAGGTAGACCAGAATCTTGGAGTTGTGTcagtatttaattttcctttacaTGGCAGCTCTTTCTGTGAACATTATTGGACTACTTGCATCTGATTTAGAGTTTTGAGGGAGCTGAAGATATTCTGGGCAAAATAATTAAGTCTCAGCTTACACACCTTGGTAGCAGTATAAATGAGGGATGTTGTTATATCTATTTCTGGTTGTGTATAAAAATTACTGTGTTCTTATCCccaaattttgttttttgtgtggGTTTGATGCAGAGGAAGATTTAGTTGGAAGTCTTGCAAGTATGTCCAGCAATGAAAGGGTTAAAGCAATCCAGAAGATGCCAAAGACCATGAGACAAAAGAGAGAGATcaggtaaaaataaaagtttgtgtttagttttaaaaacatttacttCTAGCAAATGTTTACAAACATTTTCTAGAAGTTGCAAATGTTTAAAATTCACATCTAGCTATCAACTATGGGAGTTTGCCATTTGCTGAACTTTGGTTTACCACTTTATGACAAAGTACTTTTTaatgcacttttaaaatttaatgtcttgcaagagaaaataatttaatgatgGAGATAAGAAGAATCTCTCACGGTAATATAAAACAGAATATCAAGGTCCTGAGATTTGGTTATAAATGATAACCTGagatttattttcaaaggaaacTTGGATGTTGGCCATCAAAAATGGAGAAGAGACCACATGATCTCAACCACCCTTTTGTCTCCTTACAAAATATATGTAAATTCTGCTGCCAGTGTGAGTCAGTGGAGGGGTTAGAACATGCTGTCatagcagggacaggagccaagGTATCAGCTGATATGAAATGAACCAGTAAGAGCATCTGCACGTGGTACTAATTCTGTTCATGTGCACAGGGGTGAAACTGTATTTGCAGCATCTTCTTTGGCTTCTTGATTCAATTGCAACTCATACTATAATGCTTgtcacccctgccctgctcttccACAGAAACAAGGTTCTGAAAGAAATAACCAAAAAATCAAGGCATCGTGGTGCTCAGTGTACACAGGGAGTAGCAGTGGTAAGTGCCAGAAACTTCTGTCAGTCACAACAGAGCAAACCACTCTAGCTGCAGTGTTACCACTGCCTCCAGAGGCATCTGGTGTCTCTCTTCATGTTACCAACCAAAGATCCAGTTAATTGCTGCAGTGTTCATTAACAATGACTTGCACTGCAGGAGCACCAGTTCATCATCTTATGGTGCATGGAGTGGGGCAAATCCATTCTTAACTACATTAAAATGTGTATTCTTGCAACATTAAAATGTGAAGCTTCATTCTGTGAAGTTGAGTCCTGTTTGCTTGCTGAGATTCATGCCTCTCCTCTTTTTCCCTGCAGTCATTTCAGAGATTTGGAAATACCCTTTCAGAATGTTTTCAACAACTGCAGCCATGGCACAAGACTCTGAAGATCATTGGTGCTGAGTTTGGAACAAGTGTTCTTTCTTACTTTGTTTTCTTGAAGTGGCTGCTAAATTTGAACATCTTCTCATTCCTCATAAACTTTGGTTTCATCACAATTCCTCAGTTTCTTGCAGCAGAACCAAATAACCTTTCATTCacgggcctggagctgctcactgGAGCTGTAAGTGTTAAATTTAATCACACCTGTGGTTTCATAATAAGGAATAGGACAGCTCCCACCTCCAGTAATTTGTCTTCAGATTATTATGCTTCCTACCATGGAGGTGATAGCAAATATTCTGAATTATGTCCTTGTCTTTTCAGGGTTATTTTCAACAAACAGTGCTCTACTATGGCTTTTACACCAATGCTACAATCAGTAAAGTGGAGAATGGTCCATCTTACAACATGCAGCTGGCCTATATTTTCACTGTTGGAATATATTTTGTCATCAGTTTTCTTATCTTGTTGTTCAGGTAAACTGACTGTGAATTCCTGTTTCTCTTATATTAAGGGGAAAATACCCACACAATTAAAAACCCCATCCTGCCAACAGTTAGAGGTAATAATTACTTGAGTATGTTTCTGTAAGTCCTTATTTACAGGGGTAGAGTTTAAGTAGAAATTTCTGCTCAAAAGATTGTCTCTAGGAATCAAACCTttattacagaaattaaaaacaactgcAAAAGAGTGAAGGACATACAGAGAATCCCATTTCAAACTGGGAATATTGTGATCCCCTTTTGTAAGCTGTTGCTCCTAATATTGTTTCTTATGGATGTGGCCTTCCAGAGGTAAAGATTGTCAGCAACAATCTTGAGATGGAAATGCTAGAATTCCTTACattaatgtttattttccaCATTGTTGTATGTGACATGCTCTGACATAGGTCCAATAAACTTGTGATGGGATGGAAAAGCTGACAAATCTCCCTCCTTGCCCTGCTGTACAGACTTGATGAATTTCCCTGTTACACATCTGACCAATTTAGTTTTCATTGCAGCATGGCAAGATTCTTCTCCAGGAACTTTGTTAAGTTAACAAAGGCATTCTCTGTGAATGCCAGCAAGCTGCTCTGTACTTGGGACTTCAATATAACCAATGAAAAAGCTGTAAAGCTGCAACAAAAGAATCTCCTCACACAAATAAAGGTACAAACCACAAGAGGCACAAAACTAATGTGTGTTAGTCATTTTGTTAGAAACTGAGTTGTGCATACAAATTTGTGTGTGCACATACAAGTCTCTGGCAGAGTAACACAAGTGTGCTAGTTCTGTACCTAAGAGATTTAAATCTTCCTGACTTCCTGTGTTTCATTTGGTCTGAGCTCCTGGCATTGGCTTAGCTGcttgtttcccttttctcattGAGCTACATATAAATATTTGTGTGCTTCTGTTCTATTGAAGGAGTTTCTGTGACTATTAAATATTTGCCATACAGAGTATTTGTTCAGGTTTCTCTCCTTCCTGCTATTTAACTATTTTATAAACAAAAGGCAggctggaaatattttctgtgaaacttGACTTCTAGGACAGGAACACAAAATTGCCCAGTAAATGTTCCTAGGATATTACTCTGCCCATCTTCTAGAGCAATAATCTTTCATTCAGTTTCTCTGGTAGTGCCCTGAAACAAGTTTTGCCTTCTGCTGTTGACTAAGAACATCTTCATCAGGAATTGTTTCTTTGCAGGAAGATCTCACTGAAGTAAACAAAGAAGTTCTAAATTTTTCTGTGAAGGAGAGAGTTGGTCGTATTGCTACTCATCTCCTTGCTTGGGTTGTTTCCCTGGCAACAGCAGTAGCTGCTTCTACTGGTGTTTACTTTCTCTCCATTAATAACCTCGAGGTAAGGCCAGAATTGGCATTTTCCACATAGGTATTTCACACTGAGTGTGAGCACTGCTCTGTTCACTACgaggagcacaggcaggcagagctgttgtTACTGCCAGGGCACACACAAATTCTGCTGGCCCTAAGGAGCTGCTTTGCAAGGCCTGCCCCACTGGGGACTGTGGCAAGAGTGAGGGAGATGAGGGGTCTGAGCAAatctcctcctctctccagcagctgtttgcctGGGCCCATGGTCAGCTTAGGGACAGTGCATCTGGTGAGAAACAGCAAGAAGCAGCCTCAGCAGGACCTGTCCCTtcttccccaggagctgctttggagTTGGAGCTCCCACCCTTGGTCCCACATAATTtaggggaaggggagagggtcactgtgctgctgctcatgggCCCCTAAAACATGAGACTCTCCAACCTGAGAACATCCAGGGAGGTGAGCCAGGGGGCTTCCCTGTGGACACACCTTGAGACAGCATTTTGGTTAAGGCTCTAAGTTTGGGTTGTTTCATTatgtttctttcctctcttaGCTGTTTATGAAAGGGTATAGCAATGATCTACAGAGACAAACTGCCATGTTGGTGCTACCTGTGATTGTATCTCTCCTCAACACATTGATCCCATTCTTCTTCTCCTGGGTCGGGCACCTGGAGAAGTTTCAGACTCCTGGACAGCACATATATGTCACTATTATCAGGTATTTCTTGCTGCCACCTCTTAGTGCTTTCAGCCTGAAGTTGTCTGAGTTCTTCTTGATACAAAGTTGTGTCTGGGTGGTGTGGGGCAATAGGGAGCTATGGAGGAGAGTTCATATTCTCCAAAGGCTTCTGTACACTCTTGTCATCATGACCTTTTGTCTTTCATGAGCTTCTGGGATGTTATATCTGTGCATGAGGATGAGGAATGGTTTCCCTGTCAGCTGGGTGCACTGTGACACTGGGCTTGTAGCACTCCTTGATGGCCCCTGGGCTGTTGGCCCCTCCCCAGGAAAGGAAGGGTAACAGACAGAGGACTGAGGTCATCTCACTTAAAAACAGATGCCTGGAATTCACCCTGCCTAACCCCTGGTGTccctcatccctccctcccctgagGAGCCCCCACAGCCAGCCAGCAGCCTGTTAAGCAGATGTTGTGCCAAGGTTGTCATGCCCAGCTCCCCTCCTTCCAGGACAATAGAACAATGCCACACCTGAGCTCCCAGGAGAGCCCTGGCACTCTGCAGTGCCAAGAGGAGGTAAAAAGTGTAACCAGTGGTCATCCTGCCATCACTCCCTCCAGCTATGGACCAGTTACTGTTACTTCTTCTTTTTAGAAATACCATCCTGAAAATGTCAATTGTTGGAATACTGTGCTACTACTGGCTGAACATCGTGGCTACCTCAGAGTCACAGGTAAAGTTTCAAAACACAAATCTCTGACTTGCAGTGCCAGGTTAGGAACCACTTGGATAAGAGACTTGCTTCAGCAAAGAGAAGCACATGGGGTGTCGTGGGAAGCTGAGTTTCTTACCCTAACAATTTTTATTAGCAACTTGAGAGAAATCAAGtctagaaaaaaatgaatggcCCAGCTCAGGTCTCAGCTGGATGGCAGCATTGTTCACTGAGAAGTCAACCATGATTTGCCAGGCTGCTAGAATGTATTTGATCAA
This genomic window from Molothrus aeneus isolate 106 chromosome 16, BPBGC_Maene_1.0, whole genome shotgun sequence contains:
- the TMC5 gene encoding transmembrane channel-like protein 5, with protein sequence MSYHYNEAFENPDYHFSETLEIDRRGSSQRNPFSHPTPYDSSQSDYYGEHRGREQNYPVAIPMVSLGPGSDYSQDLPSPSPYGNFSDNLTFEPEPELTYTPLSTSHMLDYPYTHGISSGSEDSFVRRRNRRPPDEIFMTSSSMLETDPVCKEEEDLVGSLASMSSNERVKAIQKMPKTMRQKREIRNKVLKEITKKSRHRGAQCTQGVAVSFQRFGNTLSECFQQLQPWHKTLKIIGAEFGTSVLSYFVFLKWLLNLNIFSFLINFGFITIPQFLAAEPNNLSFTGLELLTGAGYFQQTVLYYGFYTNATISKVENGPSYNMQLAYIFTVGIYFVISFLILLFSMARFFSRNFVKLTKAFSVNASKLLCTWDFNITNEKAVKLQQKNLLTQIKEDLTEVNKEVLNFSVKERVGRIATHLLAWVVSLATAVAASTGVYFLSINNLELFMKGYSNDLQRQTAMLVLPVIVSLLNTLIPFFFSWVGHLEKFQTPGQHIYVTIIRNTILKMSIVGILCYYWLNIVATSESQCWETLVGQDIYRLVLVDFIFCLLGSFFGEFLRRIIGTTVCVSLELPEFDIGRNVLDLIYAQTLTWIGILFSPLLPGIQMIAFLIVFFVKKVSLMRNCQPPRKVWRTAQMTTSFIFLLFCPSFLGVLSVIGVTVWRLKPSEECGPFRGLPSMYASVDEWIQILESYTVSKWVVWIYHNLISSELFFFIISTVVLIVIYLYWQIIQARKTMTKLLRNQILNAGKDKMFLLKKLRTEQRAKRSSSARGGRGQQRSFSSYHPSMQPAQEVPCYAERAFDRNQNTSYNEHPFSVEISSNSDFPPGGEPSPSRAVALALRARAAALGEDSDGSEGFQP